In Cicer arietinum cultivar CDC Frontier isolate Library 1 chromosome 1, Cicar.CDCFrontier_v2.0, whole genome shotgun sequence, one DNA window encodes the following:
- the LOC140918873 gene encoding uncharacterized protein gives MTSVKFLGEGASLARPPAFNGAAYMYWKERMLIFLEACSFDILEAVIDGPYVPTIAGTGCLTAKTAKEMWDTLQQTHEGTTDVKRARISTLMHEYELFNMKKEESVNDM, from the exons atgacctctGTAAAATTCCTGGGAGAAGGTGCATCCTTGGCTAGGCCCCCTGCATTTAATGGGGCTgcctacatgtattggaaagagaggatgttaatttttcttgaagcCTGTAGTTTTGATATACTAGAAGCAGTAATAGATGGTCCTTATGTGCCAACCATAGCTGGCACAG GGTGTCTAACTGCAAAAACTGCCAAGGAGATGTGGGACACATTGCAACAAACGCATGAAGGAACAACAGATGTAAAAAGGGCCCGAATCAGCACgctaatgcatgagtatgagctgttcaacatgaagaaagagGAGTCCGTTAATGATATGTAg
- the LOC101508739 gene encoding uncharacterized protein gives MATSNLSHQISRPFPTACVSIRPPITAANNQKNPSPPLKPHRDHRKLSLKPKSKNHLNWAIKLSLAEQSPPKSTLDLEQLVGFLYEDLPHLFDDKGIDKSAYDERVFFRDPITKHDDLNGYLFNIALLKTLFTPQFYLHWVKPTGPYEITTRWTMVMKFMLLPWKPELVFTGTSVMGVNPENGKFCSHVDFWDSIEKNDYFSFEGLLELFKQLRIYKTPELESPKYQILKKTANYEVRQYDPFVVVETNGDKLSGSTGFNDVAGYIFGKNSTTEKIAMTTPVFTQAIDADLSKVSIQIVLPLDKETNSLPNPNKETVILRKLEGGVAAVIKFSGKPTEDSVREKEKMLRSNIIKDGLKPQPGCLFARYNDPGRTWTFIMRNEVLIWLYDFSLD, from the exons ATGGCCACATCCAACCTCTCCCACCAAATTTCCCGACCATTTCCTACAGCTTGCGTCAGTATCCGGCCACCAATCACTGCCGCCAACAACCAGAAGAACCCTTCACCTCCTCTCAAACCACATAGAGACCACCGTAAACTATCCCTTAAACCCAAATCAAAAAATCACTTAAATTGGGCAATCAAGCTAAGCTTAGCAGAGCAGAGTCCACCAAAATCAACGTTAGATTTGGAGCAACTCGTAGGCTTTCTATACGAAGATCTTCCTCATCTCTTCGATGATAAGGGTATTGATAAAAGTGCTTATGACGAACGTGTCTTCTTTCGAGACCCAATCACTAAGCATGATGATTTAAATGGCTACCTTTTCAACATTGCTCTTCTTAAGACACTCTTTACACCTCAGTTTTACTTGCATTGGGTTAAACCG ACAGGACCTTATGAGATAACTACAAGATGGACAATGGTTATGAAATTCATGCTACTTCCATGGAAACCTGAATTGGTCTTTACAGGAACTTCTGTTATGGGCGTTAACCCTGAAAATGGCAAGTTCTGTAGCCATGTG GACTTTTGGGATTCAATTGAGAAAAATGACTATTTTTCATTTGAAGGTTTATTGGAATTATTCAAACAG TTGAGGATTTACAAGACACCGGAATTGGAATCACCCAAATATCAAATATTGAAAAAGACAGCAAATTATGAG GTTAGACAGTATGATCCGTTCGTAGTAGTAGAAACAAATGGAGACAAGCTATCTGGGTCTACTGGCTTTAATGATGTTGCTGG ATATATATTTGGGAAGAATTCAACGACTGAGAAGATAGCAATGACAACTCCAGTTTTCACTCAAGCCATTGATGCTGATTTGTCCAAAGTGTCCATCCAAATAGTTCTTCCATTAGACAAAGAAACAAATAG TTTACCAAATCCTAATAAAGAAACAGTTATCTTGAGAAAATTAGAAGGAGGCGTTGCTGCAGTAATAAAGTTTAGTGGCAAACCTACAGAGGATAGTGTTCGCGAAAAGGAGAAAATGTTGCGCTCCAATATCATTAAAGATGGTCTTAAACCTCAGCCAGGCTGTTTGTTTGCGCGGTACAATGATCCAGGTCGAACATGGACTTTTATAATG AGGAATGAAGTGCTCATTTGGCTATATGACTtctcattggattag